The Miscanthus floridulus cultivar M001 chromosome 7, ASM1932011v1, whole genome shotgun sequence genome includes a region encoding these proteins:
- the LOC136466833 gene encoding uncharacterized protein, giving the protein MEFSKQGQAPMPNNIGSQPLPSSNVQSNQTEHPSLFYPSSLPGDWSSQQMFSMGTSVPVSSYYIVPMSQQSVQLGASRPEVSRPLGAQPLLSRVSLRPPQQVLNIQTSLPAMAGSQPSPSMAGRKSQQTIASPKVQMLKSPSFQSSNKRSAQKEPPSKVQHQQFESVRSKFRESLVATLSLDSDQQNKSQSPNNVHSDGSTDNFKPAAGNVVQDLVAIPSKDVANSGIATTVAPSRCEENEKLSSDLAPEMMTSINDDMQQQSNQVSSEDDLLGQCMVADELLQGHGLSWVSDLDAGISEPNAEPNDLKRPRTSDVESESKRIKSANELAMDKEKFNQRAESLAFRIEEELFKLFGGVNKKYKEKGRSLLFNLKDKSNPELRERVLSGDIVPERLCSMTAEELASKELSEWRLAKAEEFAQMVVLPNREVDPRRLVRKTHKGEFQVEVEEPDGFSVEVELGSNLTNIPSKAVEDQTKSNGTDSKEDVQEKDKASDSTSQDEDGRTCNNDMPGDVEYIDNEKADLMQELILDDMKDTVNLPPIPSLDEFMQGLDSEPPFVDLSVGTPQEDVNDSEDPDTTMGPEDLPETEDNASALEKTESESDKSSAQVNIEPKLESPGHTAVPNSDLTEPRDGELNKSSPSPGKGEAKKTTIDNVSNPDSVHQSQAASIPMIRESIWEGAIQLTVSSLSNVVAIFKSGEKPSLKDWRRFIEIKGRVKLSAFQDFVEQLPKSRSRAIMITELCWKEGSSESGRQHILQTIDAYISDERVGLAEPAEGIELYLCPSHGKTVEILSRYLPKEHQESLAVAESSFIGVVVWRRPNIPRVPTSHGSHHRHDGSKRQSILGKPQVMNPAARPSLPLNSYGAPPGFPNQRRREEEDVTDDVPPGFGPGVARDEDDLPEFNFVNSSHHAANVTAHAYKARPHVAPPSARPAEQMRELVQKYGKRSSVQAPRSWDDDDDDIPEWNPSQAAHQTIKQLPLPHAPQQLPLPPPPVQQMNAYQQQYHIPSAVQPQVPITSLPHAYLRTQQPGQAWQQQPSNAWWPAQGVAAAAAAAQVTNIVQQPQYGVVPGSTGVQGYDSSNAGGMAWGPR; this is encoded by the exons ATGGAGTTCTCAAAGCAAGGGCAGGCACCCATGCCAAACAACATCGGATCACAACCGCTACCTTCTTCAAATGTCCAATCTAATCAAACAGAGCATCCATCTTTGTTTTATCCATCATCATTGCCTGGTGATTGGAGTTCACAGCAGATGTTCTCTATGGGAACCTCAGTACCAGTTAGCTCATATTATATTGTCCCCATGAGTCAGCAATCAGTCCAACTAGGTGCTTCCAGGCCAGAAGTTTCACGTCCTTTGGGGGCACAACCTTTGCTAAGTAGGGTATCATTGAGGCCACCCCAGCAGGTGCTAAATATTCAAACATCTTTGCCAGCAATGGCTGGATCACAACCCTCACCATCTATGGCAGGCAGGAAATCACAACAGACAATTGCTTCTCCAAAGGTTCAAATGCTGAAATCTCCATCGTTCCAGTCATCTAATAAGCGGTCTGCACAGAAGGAGCCACCATCAAAGGTCCAGCATCAGCAATTTGAATCTGTGAGGTCCAAGTTCAGGGAGTCACTTGTTGCTACACTGAGTTTGGATTCGGATCAGCAGAATAAGAGTCAGTCTCCTAATAATGTGCATTCTGATGGGTCTACAGATAATTTCAAACCAGCAGCTGGAAATGTGGTACAGGATTTAGTGGCAATCCCATCAAAAGATGTAGCCAATTCAGGTATAGCCACAACTGTAGCTCCCAGTAGATGTGAGGAAAATGAGAAGTTAAGCAGTGATTTAGCTCCAGAGATGATGACGAGCATAAATGATGACATGCAGCAACAGTCAAATCAAGTTTCTTCAGAAGATGACTTATTGGGTCAGTGTATGGTTGCAGATGAACTTTTGCAAGGTCATGGGCTTAGTTGGGTTTCTGATCTTGATGCTGGGATCTCTGAACCTAACGCAGAACCTAATGATTTAAAAAGGCCGCGAACTTCTGATGTGGAGTCTGAGTCAAAAAGAATAAAGTCTGCCAATGAGTTAGCAATGGATAAGGAGAAATTTAATCAAAGGGCTGAAAGTTTGGCGTTTAGAATTGAAGAGGAGCTGTTCAAATTGTTTGGTGGAGTAAATAAGAAGTACAAGGAAAAGGGCAGATCTCTTTTGTTTAATTTGAAAGACAAAAGCAACCCTGAGCTAAGAGAGAGGGTCTTGTCTGGAGATATTGTGCCTGAACGCCTTTGTTCAATGACTGCAGAAGAACTTGCCTCCAAAGAACTCTCAGAGTGGCGGCTGGCTAAAGCTGAGGAGTTTGCACAGATGGTTGTCCTTCCGAATAGGGAGGTTGACCCTAGGCGTTTGGTTAGAAAAACTCACAAAGGAGAGTTCCAAGTTGAAGTCGAAGAACCAGATGGTTTCTCAGTGGAGGTTGAACTTGGGAGTAATCTTACTAATATTCCTTCAAAAGCTGTTGAAGATCAGACCAAGTCTAATGGAACAGATAGTAAAGAAGATGTTCAAGAAAAAGACAAAGCATCTGATAgcacttcacaagatgaggatggcagaacatgcaacaatgatatgcCAGGTGATGTAGAGTATATCGATAATGAGAAAGCTGATCTCATGCAGGAACTTATTTTGGATGACATGAAGGACACCGTAAATCTCCCACCTATTCCTTCGTTAGATGAATTCATGCAGGGCTTAGATTCCGAGCCACCTTTTGTTGATCTCTCAGTTGGGACTCCTCAAGAAGATGTCAATGACTCTGAGGATCCTGACACCACCATGGGGCCTGAGGATCTTCCAGAGACAGAAGATAATGCATCTGCACTAGAGAAAACTGAATCTGAATCTGATAAGTCATCTGCACAGGTTAACATCGAGCCCAAGTTAGAGTCACCAGGACATACAGCGGTTCCAAATTCGGATCTTACTGAACCACGTGATGGAGAGCTGAACAAATCCTCCCCCTCCCCTGGCAAAGGTGAAGCGAAGAAAACAACTATTGATAATGTCTCTAATCCTGATTCTGTTCATCAGAGTCAGGCTGCCAGTATCCCTATGATACGTGAGAGCATATGGGAAGGTGCAATTCAACTAACAGTGTCTTCACTCTCTAATGTTGTTGCTATTTTCAAAAG tGGTGAAAAGCCATCATTAAAAGATTGGCGTCGTTTCATTGAGATTAAGGGAAGAGTTAAACTTAGTGCTTTTCAAGATTTTGTCGAGCAGCTTCCCAAATCTAGAAGCCGTGCTATAATG ATAACTGAGCTGTGTTGGAAGGAGGGTTCATCGGAGAGTGGCCGCCAACATATCTTGCAG ACTATCGACGCATATATTTCAGATGAGAGAGTAGGATTAGCTGAGCCTGCAGAAGGAATAGAGCTGTACCTGTGCCCTTCTCATGGGAAAACCGTGGAAATCCTCTCACGGTACTTGCCAAAGGAGCACCAGGAGAGCCTTGCTGTGGCAGAATCATCCTTCATTGGAGTCGTGGTATGGCGGAGGCCCAACATCCCTAGGGTACCCACCTCCCACGGCTCCCACCACAGACATGATGGTTCCAAGAGGCAGTCGATTCTAGGGAAACCACAGGTTATGAATCCGGCCGCGAGGCCCTCCCTACCTCTCAACTCATATGGTGCACCACCAGGGTTTCCCAACCAGCGCCGCCGTGAAGAGGAAGATGTAACTGATGATGTCCCTCCGGGCTTTGGACCCGGTGTTGCTAGGGATGAGGACGATCTCCCTGAATTTAATTTTGTTAATTCGTCACACCATGCTGCTAATGTAACCGCGCATGCCTACAAGGCCCGGCCACATGTAGCGCCCCCCTCTGCTCGCCCAGCAGAGCAAATGAGGGAACTGGTTCAGAAGTATGGTAAAAGATCATCTGTTCAAGCCCCCCGTTCCtgggatgacgatgacgatgacataCCGGAGTGGAACCCCAGCCAGGCCGCCCACCAGACGATTAAGCAGCTGCCACTGCCTCACGCCCCACAGCAACTGCCGTTGCCTCCACCTCCCGTCCAGCAGATGAACGCCTACCAGCAGCAGTACCACATCCCAAGTGCAGTGCAGCCTCAGGTTCCCATCACTTCGCTGCCCCATGCTTACCTCCGGACCCAGCAGCCTGGCCAGGCATGGCAGCAGCAGCCTAGTAATGCTTGGTGGCCGGCGCAGGGcgttgctgccgctgccgctgccgcacaGGTGACTAACATTGTACAGCAACCCCAGTATGGTGTAGTGCCTGGCAGTACTGGCGTCCAGGGCTACGACTCTAGCAACGCGGGTGGTATGGCATGGGGGCCGAGGTAG
- the LOC136466834 gene encoding palmitoyl-acyl carrier protein thioesterase, chloroplastic-like: MAASVASSAFFPVPASAPKNAPGRSKDNNLDMGGVAVNVGAVRSSARARVHAAVPKVNSGGKAAVTDGEDDASRSSAPTPTTFYNQLPDWSVLLAAITTIFLAAERQWTLVDWKPKRPDMLIDTFGFNGQVFRQDFSIRSYEIGADRTASIETMMNHLQETALNHVKSAGLLGDGFGSTPEMSKRNLFWVVSQMQVLVEQYPCWGDTVGIDTWVSGHGKNGMRRDWHLHDRNTGQTILRATSKWAMMHKHTRKLARIPDEVRTEIAPYFFERTAIADEDSRKLPKLPGSGEARARKYVRRGLTPRWSDLDLNQHVNNVRYIGWILESAPISIFENHELASIVLDYKRECSKDSVLQSHTTVFTDCTDGLGETTFQCEHLLCLESGHTIVKARTMWRPKTTNAMGILTPVSAGKF; this comes from the exons ATGGCCGCCTCTGTCGCCTCGTCGGCGTTCTTCCCGGTGCCGGCTTCGGCGCCCAAGAACGCCCCGGGCAGGTCCAAGGACAACAACCTGGACATGGGTGGGGTCGCCGTAAACGTGGGCGCGGTGAGGTCCTCAGCAAGGGCGCGCGTGCACGCCGCCGTCCCCAAGGTGAACAGCGGCGGGAAGGCTGCGGTGACTGACGGTGAGGACGACGCGTCCCGCTCCTcggctccgactccgacgacgttCTACAACCAGCTGCCGGACTGGAGCGTGCTGCTTGCGGCCATCACGACCATCTTCCTGGCAGCCGAGCGGCAGTGGACGCTGGTGGACTGGAAGCCCAAGCGGCCCGACATGCTCATCGACACGTTCGGCTTCAACGGGCAGGTGTTCCGGCAGGACTTCTCCATCCGATCCTATGAGATTGGGGCCGACAGGACGGCATCCATAGAGACGATGATGAATCATTTGCAG GAGACGGCCCTTAATCATGTCAAGAGCGCTGGGCTGCTTGGTGATGGTTTTGGTTCAACGCCAGAGATGAGCAAACGGAACTTGTTCTGGGTTGTCAGTCAGATGCAGGTCCTGGTGGAGCAGTATCCATGCTG GGGCGATACAGTTGGTATAGATACATGGGTCAGTGGTCATGGTAAAAACGGAATGCGTCGAGATTGGCATTTACATGATCGCAACACAGGCCAGACTATATTGAGGGCTACAAG TAAATGGGCTATGATGCATAAGCATACTAGAAAACTCGCAAGGATTCCCGATGAAGTGAGGACTGAAATAGCACCATATTTTTTTGAGCGCACCGCTATTGCTGATGAAGACAGCCGCAAACTTCCAAAATTGCCAGGGAGTGGTGAAGCCAGGGCTAGAAAATACGTCCGAAGGGGTTTGACT CCTCgatggtctgatcttgatctaaACCAGCATGTCAACAATGTTAGATACATTGGGTGGATTCTTGAG AGTGCTCCAATCTCCATATTTGAGAATCATGAACTGGCTAGCATTGTCCTAGACTATAAGAGGGAGTGCAGTAAGGACAGTGTGCTGCAGTCACACACAACAGTGTTCACTGACTGCACTGATGGGTTAGGAGAAACAACCTTTCAGTGTGAGCATCTTCTGTGCCTTGAGTCAGGGCATACCATTGTGAAGGCTCGGACTATGTGGAGGCCAAAGACAACCAATGCCATGGGAATATTGACTCCAGTCTCAGCTGGCAAATTTTAG